Sequence from the Thermodesulfobacteriota bacterium genome:
ATTGGTGTTGTGCAGTATACTCTGAATAATACTCAGCCTACTTTTAACAACTCTGAGCTATTTGTCATCGAATTCAACCCGACCACAACGACAGGAGAGGTAACTACATCAAGCAGCATTAGCCATACTTTTTCTGACAACGTTTCCTACTCCCAAGACGACGGCGCGGAAGTAGGAGTCAGCAGCAGCAGTACATACTCTCACAGCACTTCATACGAGTCCCCCGCAGTTACAACAACTGCAGAAATCAGTGGTGAGCAGAATATGAACAATGCACAGTGGTCATGGCTTGTTGAGAACTCCAATGTTTCAAAAGCTACTTTTGAACCTAATTTTCAATGGATATGGGAAGCAACCCCCGCTACGCGAGTATCGGGCTTAGTTTGGGAGCAGGCGTTTAATTTTTTCGCTTACGCTTATAGCTGTGCCCCACCAAGGACAAACACTACTATCCCCGTGCTCAAAATGGCGATTCCAAATCCTCCGCTGCCAAAGCAATGTAGTGCTAATTCAGATTGCGGGACAGGGCAAGTATGTGCGACAGATTTATCACCTGCTATTTGTGTAGCTCAGCCGTGTGATGAAATGATGCTATGCCCTGATGGATTTCAATGTATGAATGAAGAATGTCAGCCTAGCAGCGGTTGATATATTGATCAGAGGAATTTGCTAATTTGTTTGCAGTGAGCGGCAGGCTGAGATAATTGTCCTAAATATTTCTATTACTGATGGGTCAGGCATAGGGCCATTGTTCATTTTCATGAGCTTTTGCTCAATTTGCTGCTCGCGCTTGGGATCATAGACACCCATGTCATTTTTCTTCTTGAGCTCTCCTATCTCCAGCACAACCTCGGCCCTTTGGTTTAAAAGCTCTAATATCTGATTGTCTATTGTATCAATTTTCCCTCTAAGCTGGATCAACTCACCCTCAGCGCTGACCTTACTGCTGCCTGCGCCCAAAAATACTGCAATAACAAATGTTAAAGTAATCAGTCTAATTGAATTTTTCATAACTGTTCCTTTTTATTGATTAGTTTTGTATCTATCTTACTAGAATAGGGCCAATTATAATATCTATCTTACTAGAATAGGGCCAATTATAAATAGATGTTTAGTCATAGTTTGAGTATAATAGCTAGAATTTATTTTTCGGCGGAGGAATGAAAATGTTAAATAGATTTTTTCTAGCAACTATTGTTGCACTTATTTTTGTGCCAGCAGTTTATGCTAATCCACTGGCATATGTTACAAACTCAGAGGACAATAATGTTTCGATTGTAGATAGAATTACCAATATGGTAGTTGATACTATTCCTGTTGGGGAAACCCCTTCAGGCATTGCTATATCACCAAATGGAACCCGTCTTTATGTTGTGAACCAGGATTCTAATAACGTCTCTGTTATTGATACAAGCACCAATATTGTAATAACTACAATAGATGTTGGAGATACTCCTGCTGAAGTGGCCATAACTCCCGATGGGTCTCAGGTATATGTTACAAATGAAGAATCAGATGATGTCTCAGTTATCAGTACTGCGAGCCATAGTGTAATTGCTACAATACCTGTTGGACAAAACCCTTCTGGCGTAGCTATAACACCAGACGGCACACGTGCATATGTTTCAGACGGCTTAGATGATACTATCTCAGTTATAGATACTACTTCAAATACAGTTATTGATACTATAATTAATGGCGATGTTCCTCTTCTTATAGCAATATCACCTGATGGTACACGCGCATATGTTGCAAATTTACGGGACGATGCTGTCTCGGTTATCGATACTGCTACCAATATGGTAATTAATATGATTCCAGTAGGTAATGGACCTGTTGGGGTAGCGATAACTCCAGACGGGACACTTCTTTATGTTTCTAACACCTTCTCAGTAGATATGGTCTCTGTTGTAGATTTATCTACTGATACCGTAGTTGATAGAATACTTCTCGGAGAGAGCGAGCCAGGTCGTGTTGTTATCAATCCAGAAGGTACCAGGGTATACGTTGTAAATTTCACCGGTGATAATGTCATCATTATAGATAGGGCCACAAATACTATAGTTGATACTATATCTGTTGGCGAAGGACCTGTAGGTTTAGCTTTAGCGCCGCCCCCGCCGCCAAGAAACGTTCCAACTCTCTCTGAATGGGGATTAATTGCAATGGCCGGTATCTTGGCAATAGCAGGACTGTTTTATATTAGAAAAAAGAGAATGACAGCTTAAGATTTACTAAGAGAATGCTTGCAAATTATTAAATGGAGCTAGATACGAAAGTGCCGGCTCCCATTTTTGTATCAGACTCACAATGGCTCTTAAAGCCATTTGTTCACATTGTTCTCCTAGGATCAATATTCTCATAATTTATAAGAAATATGTATAGAGTTAATATAGATAGGATTATATAATTAAAGAATCCAAGGGGGCAGAAAGTGTCAGATAAACTTGAAGAATCTAAAAGAAAAGCTAAAGAAACGTACGATTCGGCGGCCGATTTTTTTGATCATGAGGCCCTTGGGTTCTGGGCACGCTATGGAGCCAGTACTGTTGAACGGCTCTCTGTTAAGCCCGGTATGAGAGTGCTCGATGTTGGTTCAGGCACTGGTGCGTCAGCTATTCCAGCGGCTATGAAAGTGAGTAGTGAGGGCAGAGTAGTTGCAGTTGATCTCTCTGGCAACCTGCTTGAGCTTGCAGAAAAAAAGGCCAAGGACCAAAATCTTGAAAATATAGATTTTATTCAGGGCGATATGACTAATCTTGATTATCCCGATGAGAGCTTTGATGCAGTTATATGTGTGTTTGCGATATTCTTCGTCCCTGAAATGGAAAAACAGGTAAGTGAACTATGGCGGATGGTCAAACCTGGCGGTGTGTTGGCGATTACTACCTGGGGACCAGACTTTTTTGAGCCGGCTTACGGGCCCTGGAAAAGTATTTTGCGAAATGTTAGACCAGATCTTCATTCCGAGTTTAATCCATGGGACAGAATTTCTGAGCCCGGTACATTAGAAGCACTGATGGTAGATGGCGGTACATCAAATATAAGAATTGCAGACGAGCTGGGAGGACAGATATTGAGCAAACCAGAAGATTGGTGGACCATTGCACTTGGTTCGGGCCTTCGCTGGACTATTGATCAGCTAAATGAAGAAGAATCAGTTCGCATTAAGAACGAAAATGTTAATTGGGTAAAAGAAAATAATGTAATCTCTGTTGGGACAAATGTACTTTATGCTGTGGCAACCAAGGATTAACAGCCCTATAACAACTACTCTAAATAATTGTTTTTAATATTGACATAATGTTATG
This genomic interval carries:
- the pheA gene encoding chorismate mutase; this encodes MKNSIRLITLTFVIAVFLGAGSSKVSAEGELIQLRGKIDTIDNQILELLNQRAEVVLEIGELKKKNDMGVYDPKREQQIEQKLMKMNNGPMPDPSVIEIFRTIISACRSLQTN
- a CDS encoding IPTL-CTERM sorting domain-containing protein, producing MLNRFFLATIVALIFVPAVYANPLAYVTNSEDNNVSIVDRITNMVVDTIPVGETPSGIAISPNGTRLYVVNQDSNNVSVIDTSTNIVITTIDVGDTPAEVAITPDGSQVYVTNEESDDVSVISTASHSVIATIPVGQNPSGVAITPDGTRAYVSDGLDDTISVIDTTSNTVIDTIINGDVPLLIAISPDGTRAYVANLRDDAVSVIDTATNMVINMIPVGNGPVGVAITPDGTLLYVSNTFSVDMVSVVDLSTDTVVDRILLGESEPGRVVINPEGTRVYVVNFTGDNVIIIDRATNTIVDTISVGEGPVGLALAPPPPPRNVPTLSEWGLIAMAGILAIAGLFYIRKKRMTA
- a CDS encoding methyltransferase domain-containing protein; this translates as MSDKLEESKRKAKETYDSAADFFDHEALGFWARYGASTVERLSVKPGMRVLDVGSGTGASAIPAAMKVSSEGRVVAVDLSGNLLELAEKKAKDQNLENIDFIQGDMTNLDYPDESFDAVICVFAIFFVPEMEKQVSELWRMVKPGGVLAITTWGPDFFEPAYGPWKSILRNVRPDLHSEFNPWDRISEPGTLEALMVDGGTSNIRIADELGGQILSKPEDWWTIALGSGLRWTIDQLNEEESVRIKNENVNWVKENNVISVGTNVLYAVATKD